Proteins from a single region of Solidesulfovibrio fructosivorans JJ]:
- a CDS encoding radical SAM protein — protein MSETSRARVHFGLDRPEVRDFGGRLPVALAVPGAEGLALSALGWQAVWRLLTDDQALAVERVFCRPDEAPMAEDSGRPLADFPVVAFSLCYEEDYLPAAAALTAADIPLTRDKRPDFPIVMGGGPLAFLNPAPFLPALDLLFVGEAEAGLPEVLAALRRAVLSGADKAACLAAVAHMPGVLVPGVTRTPVARACATDADAATVLADPAHSCFVSGHAAFRDMFLVEVNRGCPYGCRFCAAGYVYRPPRQARMAALQTLIEDVSPRKVGLVGTALTDWPDLLPFLAWLRERGTKFSLSSVRADGITPELLTILRQAGLRTLTLALEAPSERLRRAANKHLSLDALENAVALAGKYGINHLKFYVIVGWPGECPEDFDDLAPLLARVAEAASIGKGKRGVAHATLSVNPLVPKPATPMQWAPMASVAAIEAAYARVREAAKPLPGFRVEVENASMARMQGLLARGDERLFPLIEAAAASGSFRRALKTWDGDEAFYLDRERDKDEVFPWDIVDIGVSRDFLWREWERYQQGVPTAKCPPAGCAVCKRCR, from the coding sequence TTGAGCGAAACGAGTCGGGCAAGGGTCCATTTCGGCCTGGACAGGCCCGAGGTGCGGGATTTCGGCGGGCGGCTGCCCGTGGCCCTGGCCGTGCCCGGCGCGGAGGGGCTCGCCCTCTCGGCCCTGGGCTGGCAGGCCGTCTGGCGGCTCCTGACGGACGATCAGGCCCTTGCCGTGGAACGGGTCTTCTGCCGGCCGGACGAAGCCCCCATGGCCGAGGATTCCGGCCGTCCCCTGGCCGATTTTCCGGTCGTCGCCTTTTCGCTGTGCTACGAGGAAGACTACCTGCCCGCGGCGGCTGCCCTGACCGCCGCGGATATCCCCCTGACGCGCGACAAGCGGCCCGATTTTCCCATCGTGATGGGAGGCGGGCCGCTTGCCTTTCTCAATCCCGCTCCCTTCCTGCCGGCGTTGGACCTGCTTTTCGTGGGCGAGGCCGAGGCCGGGCTGCCGGAGGTGCTGGCGGCGTTGCGACGGGCCGTTCTCTCCGGCGCGGACAAGGCCGCCTGTCTTGCCGCCGTGGCCCATATGCCGGGCGTGCTCGTCCCGGGCGTCACCCGCACCCCGGTCGCCCGGGCCTGCGCCACGGACGCCGACGCGGCCACGGTGCTGGCCGATCCGGCCCATTCCTGCTTTGTCTCCGGCCACGCGGCCTTTCGCGACATGTTCCTGGTCGAGGTCAATCGCGGCTGTCCCTACGGCTGCCGGTTCTGCGCCGCCGGCTATGTCTACCGGCCTCCCAGGCAGGCCCGCATGGCGGCGTTGCAGACGCTTATCGAGGACGTTTCGCCGCGCAAGGTGGGCCTTGTCGGCACGGCGCTCACCGACTGGCCCGACCTGCTGCCGTTTCTCGCCTGGCTGCGGGAACGGGGAACCAAGTTCTCGCTTTCGTCCGTGCGCGCCGACGGCATCACTCCCGAGCTTTTGACCATCCTGCGCCAGGCCGGCCTTCGCACCCTGACGCTGGCCCTGGAAGCGCCGAGCGAGCGCCTGCGCCGTGCCGCCAACAAACACCTGAGCCTGGACGCGCTTGAAAACGCCGTCGCCCTGGCCGGCAAGTACGGCATCAACCACTTGAAGTTCTACGTGATCGTCGGCTGGCCCGGGGAATGCCCCGAAGACTTCGACGACCTGGCCCCGCTTTTGGCGCGAGTGGCCGAGGCCGCCTCCATCGGCAAGGGCAAGCGCGGCGTGGCCCACGCCACCCTGTCCGTCAATCCGCTGGTTCCCAAACCGGCCACCCCCATGCAATGGGCCCCCATGGCCTCGGTCGCGGCTATCGAGGCGGCTTACGCCCGGGTCCGCGAAGCCGCCAAGCCGCTGCCGGGCTTCCGCGTGGAAGTGGAGAACGCCTCCATGGCCCGCATGCAGGGGCTGCTCGCCCGGGGCGACGAGCGGCTCTTTCCGCTCATCGAGGCGGCGGCCGCCTCCGGCAGCTTCCGCCGGGCGCTCAAGACATGGGACGGCGACGAAGCCTTCTATCTGGACCGCGAACGCGACAAGGATGAAGTCTTCCCCTGGGACATCGTCGATATCGGCGTTTCCCGCGACTTTCTTTGGCGCGAATGGGAACGCTACCAGCAAGGCGTCCCCACGGCCAAATGCCCGCCGGCCGGCTGCGCGGTCTGCAAGCGCTGCCGGTAG
- the ftsZ gene encoding cell division protein FtsZ gives MEYLELEQGSNARIKVVGCGGGGGNAVENMICSAMSGVTFITANTDIQALQKSQAEYRIQLGEKLTKGLGAGANPDVGRDAALESIDAIREAIGDCDMVFVTAGMGGGTGTGAAPVVAQVAKEAGALTVAVVTKPFYFEGKKRLLSAEKGVQALRDVVDSIITIPNDRLLSLASKKATFIEMLKKADEILYFAVKGISDLIMVPGLINLDFADVKAVMSEMGLAMMGFGTARGESRAREAALKAITSPLLEDVTIDGARGVLMNITCGPDLTIEEVDEAASTITEAVHEDAKVFFGTVFDPDATDEMRITVIATGIESAMQRDAAPQQKVVEQKPAEVITHLSRQKPAGGAPSGPGGGGGGTVQSPRSVRVLSTQQANDYNIPAYLRKGGKKGNPETALNQAPIKTQPVGEEEFIFDEEEFEIPSFIRMQAD, from the coding sequence CACGGCCAACACCGACATCCAGGCGCTGCAGAAGTCCCAGGCGGAGTACCGCATCCAGCTGGGCGAAAAGCTGACCAAGGGCCTTGGCGCCGGCGCCAACCCCGACGTCGGCCGTGACGCGGCGCTGGAAAGCATCGACGCCATCCGCGAGGCCATCGGCGATTGCGACATGGTCTTCGTCACCGCCGGCATGGGCGGCGGCACCGGCACCGGCGCGGCCCCGGTCGTGGCCCAGGTGGCCAAGGAGGCCGGCGCGCTCACCGTCGCCGTCGTGACCAAACCGTTTTATTTCGAAGGCAAGAAACGTCTGCTCTCGGCCGAGAAAGGCGTGCAGGCGCTTCGGGACGTGGTGGACTCCATCATCACCATCCCCAACGACCGCCTGCTGTCGCTGGCTTCGAAAAAAGCCACCTTCATCGAGATGCTCAAAAAGGCCGACGAAATCCTCTATTTCGCGGTCAAGGGCATTTCCGACCTCATCATGGTCCCCGGCCTGATCAACCTCGACTTCGCCGACGTCAAGGCCGTCATGAGCGAAATGGGCTTGGCCATGATGGGCTTCGGCACGGCGCGCGGCGAATCCCGCGCCCGCGAGGCGGCGCTCAAGGCCATCACGAGCCCGCTGCTCGAAGACGTCACCATCGACGGCGCGCGCGGCGTGCTCATGAACATCACCTGCGGTCCGGACCTGACCATCGAGGAAGTGGACGAAGCCGCTTCCACCATCACCGAGGCCGTCCACGAGGACGCCAAGGTCTTCTTCGGCACGGTCTTCGATCCCGACGCCACCGACGAGATGCGCATCACCGTCATCGCCACCGGCATCGAGTCGGCCATGCAGCGCGACGCGGCGCCGCAACAAAAGGTCGTGGAGCAAAAGCCCGCCGAGGTCATCACCCACCTGTCGCGGCAAAAGCCCGCCGGCGGAGCGCCCTCGGGGCCCGGCGGGGGGGGCGGCGGCACCGTCCAGAGCCCGCGCAGCGTCCGCGTGCTGTCCACCCAGCAGGCCAACGACTACAATATCCCGGCCTACCTGCGCAAAGGCGGCAAGAAGGGCAACCCCGAGACGGCCCTGAACCAGGCCCCGATCAAGACCCAGCCCGTGGGCGAGGAAGAATTCATCTTCGACGAGGAGGAATTCGAGATTCCTTCTTTCATCCGCATGCAGGCGGACTAG